A single Phragmites australis chromosome 4, lpPhrAust1.1, whole genome shotgun sequence DNA region contains:
- the LOC133917019 gene encoding uncharacterized protein LOC133917019, with protein MYQQCLRSATTQTSCPNQISQMEGEFELPEFNSRERVKQQISVPFLWEVKPGAPKRDWVISNPVPSVFACPSPTPTKLVVSVPFQWEEKPGKPLQEASPFHVLPDHAPFSASSCSLNPFVVEGEEEYSLGFDLEAFSFPDNNDTSGAAAWIGGGSNRGDAWYSFSDSEDYSNSSGDTSAQAFQFPRAPSEKSWEVANDDDQLTNPWSPPRSTVTTLEELMMLSRKLRCGQMLPADIRKKSLSSVELIKKFLIVCS; from the exons ATGTATCAGCAGTGCCTGAGATCTGCAACAACACAAACTTCGTGTCCAAACCAAATATCTCAAATGGAGGGGGAGTTTGAACTGCCCGAATTCAACTCTCGGGAACGCGTCAAGCAGCAGATTTCAGTCCCGTTTCTCTGGGAGGTGAAACCTGGCGCACCAAAAAGGGACTGGGTCATTTCCAATCCAGTACCATCAGTGTTTGCATGTCCATCCCCGACCCCGACAAAGCTTGTTGTGAGCGTGCCATTCCAGTGGGAAGAAAAGCCTGGGAAGCCTCTACAAGAAGCATCTCCCTTTCATGTTCTCCCTGATCATGCTCCCTTTTCAGCATCGTCTTGCTCACTGAACCCTTTTGTGGTCGAAGGCGAGGAGGAATACTCGCTTGGTTTTGATCTGGAAGCATTTAGTTTTCCAGACAATAACGACACTTCTGGTGCTGCAGCATGGATAGGAGGTGGCTCCAACCGCGGTGACGCTTGGTACTCATTTTCAGATTCAGAAGATTACAGCAACTCCAGTGGTGATACGTCAGCTCAAGCGTTTCAGTTTCCCCGGGCACCTTCAGAGAAAAGCTGGGAGGTAGCCAATGACGATGATCAGCTGACCAATCCTTGGAGCCCTCCGAGGAGCACGGTGACGACACTGGAGGAGCTTATGATGCTGAGCCGGAAATTGAGGTGCGGACAAATGTTACCAGCTGATATCAGGAAGAAGAGCCTCTCCTCAGTG GAGCTCATCAAGAAGTTTTTAATCGTGTGTTCTTAG